Proteins encoded in a region of the Cygnus olor isolate bCygOlo1 chromosome 4, bCygOlo1.pri.v2, whole genome shotgun sequence genome:
- the ABCE1 gene encoding ATP-binding cassette sub-family E member 1, translated as MADKLTRIAIVNHDKCKPKKCRQECKKSCPVVRMGKLCIEVTSQSKIAWISETLCIGCGICIKKCPFGALSIVNLPSNLEKETTHRYCANAFKLHRLPIPRPGEVLGLVGTNGIGKSTALKILAGKQKPNLGKYDDPPDWQEILTYFRGSELQNYFTKILEDDLKAIIKPQYVDQIPKAAKGTVGSILDRKDETKTQTVVCQQLDLTHLKERNVEDLSGGELQRFACAVVCIQKADIFMFDEPSSYLDVKQRLKAAITIRSLINPDRYIIVVEHDLSVLDYLSDFICCLYGVPSAYGVVTMPFSVREGINIFLDGYVPTENLRFRDASLVFKVAETANEEEVKKMCMYKYPGMKKKMGEFELSIVAGEFTDSEIMVMLGENGTGKTTFIRMLAGRLTPDEGGEVPILNVSYKPQKISPKSTGSVRQLLHEKIRDAYTHPQFVTDVMKPLQIENIIDQEVQTLSGGELQRVALALCLGKPADVYLIDEPSAYLDSEQRLMAARVMKRFILHAKKTAFVVEHDFIMATYLADRVIVFDGVPSKNTVANSPQTLLAGMNKFLSQLEITFRRDPNNYRPRINKLNSIKDVEQKKSGNYFFLDD; from the exons ATGGCAGACAAATTAACAAGAATTGCTATTGTCAACCATGACAAGTGTAAGCCAAAGAAATGCCGTCAAGAATGCAAAAAGAGTTGTCCTGTGGTTCGAATGG GAAAACTTTGCATAGAAGTCACATCACAGAGCAAAATAGCATGGATCTCAGAAACACTTTGTATTGGTTGTGGTATTTGCATCAAG AAATGTCCTTTTGGAGCCTTGTCAATTGTTAACTTACCCAGCAACctggagaaagaaacaacacaCAGATACTGTGCCAATGCCTTCAAACTTcacag GTTGCCTATCCCTCGTCCAGGGGAAGTGCTGGGATTGGTTGGAACCAATGGTATTGGAAAATCAACTGCCTTGAAAATCctagcaggaaaacagaagccaaATCTTGGAAAATATGAT GATCCACCTGACTGGCAAGAAATTCTGACTTATTTCAGAGGATCtgaattacaaaattatttcaccAAGATCCTGGAAGATGACCTAAAAGCAATCATTAAACCTCAGTACGTGGACCAGATCCCTAAAGCTGCAAAG ggAACAGTGGGATCAATTCTGGATAGAAAGGATGAAACTAAGACACAAACTGTTGTATGTCAGCAGCTTG ACCTAACccatctgaaagaaagaaatgttgagGACCTTTCAGGAGGAGAACTTCAGAGATTTGCTTGTGCGGTTGTTTGCATTCAGAAGGCTGATAT CTTCATGTTTGATGAACCTTCGAGCTACCTAGATGTCAAGCAGCGCTTGAAAGCTGCCATTACTATTCGATCCCTAATAAACCCTGACAg gtACATTATTGTCGTAGAGCATGATCTAAGTGTGTTAGATTATCTCTCTGACTTTATCTGCTGCCTGTATGGTGTGCCAAGTGCTTATGGTGTTGTTACTATGCCTTTCAGCGTAAGAGAAG gcataaacattttcttagaTGGCTACGTTCCAACTGAAAATCTAAGGTTTCGAGATGCATCTCTGGTATTTAAAGTGGCTGAGACAGCTAATGAAGAAGAGGTTAAAAAGATGTGTATGTACAAATAtccaggaatgaaaaaaaagatgggagaaTTTGAACTATCCATTGTAGCTGGAGAATTCACAGATTCTGAAATTATGGTGATGTTAGGGGAAAATG gaacTGGCAAAACTACGTTTATCCGAATGCTTGCAGGAAGACTTACACCTGATGAAGGAG GTGAGGTCCCAATTCTAAATGTCAGCTACAAGCCACAGAAGATCAGTCCTAAATCTACA gGAAGTGTCCGTCAGCTGCTGCATGAGAAGATAAGAGATGCCTATACGCACCCCCAGTTTGTAACTGATGTAATGAAACCTCTTCAAATAGAAAACATCATTGACCAGGAG GTTCAGACATTGTCTGGTGGTGAGTTGCAGCGTGTTGCGTTAGCTCTTTGTCTTGGTAAACCTGCAGATGTCTACCTAATCGATGAACCGTCAGCGTATTTGGACTCTGAACAACGTCTAATGGCTGCTAGAGTCATGAAACG tttcattcTCCATGctaaaaaaacagcttttgtggTAGAACATGACTTTATCATGGCTACGTATCTTGCTGATCGTGTGATTGTTTTTGATGGTGTTCCCTCCAAGAACACAGTTGCAAACAG TCCTCAGACTCTTTTGGCTGGAATGAATAAGTTTTTATCTCAACTTGAAATCACTTTCAGAAGAGACCCTAACAACTACAGACCAAGAATAAACAAACTCAATTCAATTAAG gatGTGGAACAAAAGAAGAGTGGAAACTACTTTTTCTTGGATGACTAA